The Belonocnema kinseyi isolate 2016_QV_RU_SX_M_011 chromosome 2, B_treatae_v1, whole genome shotgun sequence nucleotide sequence ACAAAAAATTACATGACtttcatattaaaattctgtACAATTAATTGTACTATTGattaataaaattggtttatttggaAGTCAATAtgtgatattttttcattataaatgaaTGAGTGTGCTTTAGTctctaatttttgtttgtttggaaaAGCGATTAAATATATGGAATTCGAGAGAGGTTAGGAACCAATCTTCgagattttttcttcaaatcattaaaatgaaCTAAGTAATAGATTCTATTGACGTTTTTTGGCAAAAATAGTTACATGGATAGTTAAGTATTATCACAGCGTAAATTGGTTTTCTCAATAATttactatatattatataaaaaatctagaaatattttatggccTTCTCTAGTATACTTTCCCTTAATAACAAATTCTATGTGTAAGAAAATTTATTCATGTCGATGTCAGTGGAGAGCACATTTACTGTTTCAGGTAAACTTTAGTATTATCTAgtgattttacgaaaaattaactTAAGGTATACAATTTACAAGCATTTATTCAATGCAAAAAATAGTATGAGTAATTTTTTAAGCACTGAAGTTTCCCTTACAGAATAATTATTACAAACTGAGATGTTTTGAAGCAATACGATATGTCTTAACAAGTAAGTTTTGCGTTTAATTATGTAAACGCAAATAACGCAAGTATGTCACTTAAGAATTTAACTTCGAGTGCATTTTTTCtactataatattttatttaagatttcagCGAGGTGTTTTAAAATGTACACCCCTCACATGACGAGTCACGTggcttttcaatttaaatcgtTTGCCGCAGAGCATACATCTAAACTGTGGCATGACGCCACATTCAAATCTTTGATgactatttaaatactttttttgcgtGTAGCTTCGCGTACATTTGTCACATTTGTATTTTCTTTCTgctttttgttttgatttttgaacTTCGTTCTTGTTGGGGGTCAGCAGTATTTTGTTAACAGCCGAAATATCAACTTCTCTGATATCTACTGCAGACAATGTTGAACCATATTCTGAATTACGCTTCAACCCACTAACAGTCTCTtgatctgaaaaattttttaaatgtaatctgCAACTTTTTATTTCTTAGTTTCATTAAAGTTACTTTAATTGTAATAGTCATACCTGGGATAATTTCTTGCTTGATTTCCAAAGTGTCatcaatttcatatttaattaaagtaTTAGAACTGTCAAAAAAAATATCAGTAGTTGTACAAGAATATGTCCAACCATATGGCATTTCTGTTGATTTCTTCGACTCACTCTTGATCTGTACATCTAGAAAATTATAAAGTGAAAGTTACAATTAGTAATTTTCGATCACTATAGTGCGTATTCTGCAATAAACCTGGACTAAAAAGCAAATAACAATAATAACCAATACCAAGCTATATTCCAGTTTGGCAGAATTTACAAGTTACATGATTAAGGAGATGAGTAATTCCAAAATATCATgcagacaaaatttaattatttttctaggtTTAAAACAGTACATAGATATTAGAATAATGATTATATCCTCTAACTTCCCAGAATAGAATACATTCGTTAATGTATAACGttatagaagaaaataaaatagctTTTCAGAGTAAGTCATGAATTATGAGGCCTCAATAACGTATTCTTTGCTTCTTTATAGtatataaataaagtattttatgTATAATGTATATGTTAACTAACTTTACCTGTTTGTGatacttataaacaaaatttccatCATAAATTTCAAACGGTCAAAACTTGAAATaccaaattaatctaatttgatcATAATTTCATACTGTATTGATACAATTatcttaatttatttcatttatatttatttctttgttttagtTTTTGGCTAATACATATGCTTAAGATATCCTCATTCATTTATAATACTAGGCAAGTTTTTCTAAAAGTTAATGCGACTCATTAAAAATACTACTCCTCCTTCTTATACCTATATTTTTTACAAGTAATGTTTGAGATTcattttaaagcaagaaaaaaAAGACACAAATAAATTGTAGTTCGATAATTATGCCTTGATTTCGATAATCGCAAGTAATTTGTTTTTTGCCTGTTGCGTGTTTTAAACGTTCAATAcgagttaaataatttaaggaaCTATAACTCCAAGCGCATTTTCCATAAGTGAATCGTTAAATCGTTTGTCAAATTTTTCATCCTGTCAATTcactaaattaaatcatttgaactGTGGCATGACGCCACactcaaattttttatgactATTTAAATACTTTTGTCGTGTGTAGCTTCGGGCGCACTTCTCACATTTGTATCCTTTTTCTGCTTTCTGTTTTGATTCATGAATTTCATTCTTCTTGGGGTTCAGCATtgatttgttaacatttttcgaATTAGGATTTTTCCTTATAACTGtcttttgatctgaaaatttaaccaaatgtaacttacaactttttatttcatagttTCATTGgatataatttaattgaaagagTCATACCCAAGATGACTTCGTCCTTGATTTCCAAAGTTTCATCAATGTCGTATTGAATTAAAGTATTGACATTAGAAACAAAAATATCAGTAGTTGTACAAGAAGATGGCTCACTATATGGTCTTGTTGATTTCTTAGACTCTCTAGTGATACACAGATCTAGAAAATTGTAAGGTGAAATTTACAATTAGTAATTTGCTATGCTTTTACTCCTTATACTGGAGTAAGGCTGGCACGATTTAATATTTACATGACTTAGAAGATCGGTACTCACAAAAACATCAtgcagaataaaataaaataatatattgggttaaaaaaatgtatttgcacgaacagcaaaaaaaaaaaaaattaaaaaaaatttcactctcAAAGTCAAATAGTCAGAACTTGAAATACCTTATAATCTAATCAACTTTATTCGATCACGTGAAGTAATTTGCTTTGACACGTTGTTTTTCTGCTGTGTTTTATGGCCAAAAAATAACAAGTAAATTATGTCTACTAATAACTTCGATGATTTCTtccttcatttttaaagtttcatcaaTATCGCATTCAAGCATGCCAGTTAAAGTCTCGGCATCAGAATTATTGTCCAAAAACAGTATAATATACTTAATTTAAATCAATGCTGTTGATATGATGTTGGTGTTTTTTCGTCTGAAATAATGATGGATTGTCGTAGTGTTGATAGTAGAAATGGACATActtcagagaaatttaatctgTATAAAGTATGTAAATATCTACTAACAACATTATACTACAATCTTTTGTTTCAGAAAAAGAGTTCTTCCAAGcactcttgaaattctttgtatTACTTGAAACACtcgcttgattaaaaaaaaattctaacgcAAAAAGATTCAATTAGTAATCTATTTTTACATTCAGGAATATAGGGACCACAAAAGGAGCAATCAGTTAATTGtgaatcgatttaaaaataaatgaatatgtctacaaaataatattttatttcgtcaaaaaaattatggaaaaaagttCAGTTTACTTTCATCTACATAATATTGACCTTCTTAtacctatattattattatataaaataacttAGTGATAAATGCTACATTTAAGCAAAGTAATTTATTGTGATATCGATGAAGAGTAAATTTACTCTTTCAGAAcgttcaaaaagtaaaattaaatattatatagggattttcatataaattaacTTAAGCTATACACATTACACACATATAACTTAAGGTAAGAAAAGAGATGTTTTATTCTGTTACTAAATTACTTGAGATGGCGTGCAATCATGTGCTTGGACATGCTATATTTTAGATTCGTCTTATATTCGCAATGATCGCAACTTAATTCTTTTGTTATTACGGTATGTTTGAGAAGTGTATGTTGATTTAAACTTTTGAGACCACTGTAACTACGAGGACATTTGTCGCAATAATATCTCTTTTGCATTGCCTGTAAGTTTATTTTAAGATGTATTTCATTTACGTGGCGGCTCAAGTgaaatttatgtttgaattctttgccGCAGAACTCGCAAGCAAATTGTGGCTTGACGCCGCATACAAATCTTCGGTGATAGCTCAAAGTGCAGCTCCGTTTATAGGCTCGAGCACATGTTTCgcatttgtaatttttctgttcCTGCTTTAATTCTGGAAGTTTCTGATTCTCATAAGCCAGCAGTTTATAAACAGGAACATTATGAGTTATATTTATGGCACAGGATTTTAATTCATAGTTTTGATTTCGTTTTTCACCTTTAGCGTCTTGATCTAAAAATTTAAcctaatttatttaacttttcaaatcaaagttttagttatttattgaaaatctagTTATACCTTGGGTGATTTCCTCTTTGATTTCCAAGGATTCATCCTTGTTATATTCAAGTAAAGTTTTGGCACCAGAATTATTTCCAGAAAAAGTTTCAGTAGTTGGACAAGAATATGGCTCAACATAGGGTCCTCCTGTTGATTTCTCTAACTCACTCTTGTACTGTACATCTAGAAAATTGTAAGGTGGAATTTGCAATTAGATATTTTCGATGATTTCAATGCTTGTAGTGCAGTAAATCTGGACTACCAAGCAAAGAACAATGATAACCTATACCAAACTATGTTTCGTGTGGGCAGGATTCACCATTTGCATGATTCAGAAGACGggcaatcagaaaaaaaaatcatgcagAAGAAATTACACTTATATGGTATACTACGTCAAAAGTAATAAAACTTAACGTACAACATTATATgagaaaattgaatcattttatagtaaataataaatcatacggactaaataacatatttttatggTTCAGTATAGTATATAAAcagaatattttatatatagaTGTTAACTAACAATCAGAGAATACCACATAATGGCGTTCAAGAAATATTTCCTGCTTTtgaattcgtcgttttataaaaaagttttgaattatgaTTGAAGAAAAAGATAGGACCAACACAAATATCACAAATATATCCATTTCGAATTTGCTACTATCTTCTATTAgatattattcttcttttttcatataattgaaCTAACAACATACTATACAGGTTCATATTCAATTTGCCACAAAATACAAATACTTaacgcagattttttattttcttacatttttcatatatttaagcAATTAGGGTTTTTGattgtgtttaaaaatgaaacatcagTAAAttcgataataagactatttataatgtacaaaaataattttattaactgtgGTTCAAATATATTGTAATCCgtgtaatgaaataaaaaattcttaacctaAATCAACTTAAGTTTTTTGGCCATTTGTAAGTACCTGAACATTTGTCGCAGTTGTGCCTCGATACCGATTTCCTTGAGCTCGCCCTGTAATGTAAGcgatctaccaggtgtatacatatgaaaccggtattttttcaagaaaaaaacacatttatttcaagagaatgataacaaatattttattcaaagtatgcgcccNNNNNNNNNNNNNNNNNNNNNNNNNNNNNNNNNNNNNNNNNNNNNNNNNNNNNNNNNNNNNNNNNNNNNNNNNNNNNNNNNNNNNNNNNNNNNNNNNNNNtacgccaattagcacaaatggtaagttccgacagtgcctacaagtgtgcctactggccgctagatggcaataccggtttcatatgtatacacctggtacatggTTATTCAAGTTGCTATTTCGTTTCAAGAGTTTGTCGCAGAATTTACAACTAAACTGTGGCATGACGTCGCATACAATGTTCAAAGTGGACCTCCAATTATAGGTTTGAGCACACTTTTCGCATTTGTACTTTCTCGGTTCCTTTtttgattcttgaattttcttttccTTACAGGTTAGCagtttttcaacaccaaaattgtCAGTTTCTTTTTTATCTACGGTACagcattttatttaagatttttaattccgTTTTCACCTTTAGCGCCatgttctgaaaatttaacataatttaatatttagttttcCACATCGtagttttatttattgattttaaatctaGTTATACCTTCGATTATTTCCTCTTTGATTTCCAAGGATTCGTCTTTGTCATATTGCAAGAGATTTTTAGCGCCAGAATACAAAAATATGGGTCCACGTAAGGTCTACCTGTTGATTTTTGCAACTTACTCTTGAGCTGCACATCTTGAAAGTTGTAAGGTTAAGTTACAGTTAGTCATTATCGATGGTTCTAATACTTATACTGCAGTAAACCTGGgctaataaaataatcaaaaatgataACCCATACCAAACTATATTCCATTTGAGAAAGATTTACCATTTACATGTTGAGGAAGATGGGCAATCAGAAAAACATCAtgcgaaataaattaaatttatataccgGGTCAAAAGTAATCAAAGTTAATGCATAAAATGATATGCGTATATAAATAAGAAATCTTATATATAGACCCTAACCATCAATACCATAAGACTTTTTTCTTCTTGTTCATATAATGAAATTAACAACGTACTATACAGGTTCATAttgaattttgcattaaatagtataaaaacttaaaattgacaAGCAACGGTATTGTTTTAATGTGATAATGCGATAATTATCACCGATTTCTATAAAGCTCCACGTTTTGGGGCCCTCTGagtctgaaaaaatattgtttacgtcggtgtctgtctgtcgttcTCCTTTCTGTATGtcagataacttttgaaatactACTCGGATTGGATTAGGctttcacataatttttaaagctgcaaaaagaaaggaagagttcgttatccgactatttttgtataaatttcaaaaagttagaggaaatttaagcaatttatcctaatacattttttcgataaaaagaaaattatcagaattatatcattttcaaatttaaaaaaaacaacgaaaatgaaattataagaaaaacaGTGCATGATATAAAAAAGCCAAGaacagaaaaatgttactttttaaaagtcctacaagattttCATAACCGCTTTTGTatcctttttcgaaaaattgtaaattcaaattttgatcacacaaaaaCATAATCcacaatca carries:
- the LOC117168545 gene encoding zinc finger protein 624-like, which produces MKFMNQNRKQKKDTNVRNVQIKSESKKSTEMPYGWTYSCTTTDIFFDSSNTLIKYEIDDTLEIKQEIIPDQETVSGLKRNSEYGSTLSAVDIREVDISAVNKILLTPNKNEVQKSKQKAERKYKCDKCTRSYTQKKYLNSHQRFECGVMPQFRCMLCGKRFKLKSHVTRHVRGVHFKTPR
- the LOC117182806 gene encoding zinc finger protein 117-like encodes the protein MVNPAHTKHNVQYKSELEKSTGGPYVEPYSCPTTETFSGNNSGAKTLLEYNKDESLEIKEEITQDQDAKGEKRNQNYELKSCAINITHNVPVYKLLAYENQKLPELKQEQKNYKCETCARAYKRSCTLSYHRRFVCGVKPQFACEFCGKEFKHKFHLSRHVNEIHLKINLQAMQKRYYCDKCPRSYSGLKSLNQHTLLKHTVITKELSCDHCEYKTNLKYSMSKHMIARHLK